Proteins co-encoded in one Nitratireductor kimnyeongensis genomic window:
- a CDS encoding TadE/TadG family type IV pilus assembly protein, protein MTIDQKTTGAMRCGFLSTLGAFALNKRGVAAIEFALIAPILFAMYFLTLEFGQAIDVNKKLSRAANMAGDLVAQQPSITASEVDAVMKIGSAIMKPYNRSMPTMTLTAIEVTDEQNPKIKVVWSRELKNGTASTGLPKGSTTTLPEELNIKGAFYIRASAALGYKPILTWSKDGTKSTGLTAMAGLDNLQMSERFYLRPRMSSTVPCDDC, encoded by the coding sequence ATGACAATCGATCAAAAAACAACGGGCGCCATGCGGTGCGGGTTCTTGTCCACTCTGGGAGCTTTCGCGCTCAACAAGAGGGGCGTGGCTGCAATTGAGTTCGCGCTCATCGCGCCCATTCTCTTTGCGATGTATTTTCTGACTTTGGAGTTCGGTCAGGCGATCGACGTCAACAAGAAACTCAGTCGCGCTGCCAACATGGCTGGCGACCTTGTAGCGCAACAACCATCGATCACCGCAAGCGAGGTCGATGCTGTCATGAAGATTGGCAGCGCCATAATGAAGCCCTACAATCGCTCAATGCCGACGATGACACTTACCGCGATCGAGGTCACGGACGAGCAGAACCCGAAGATCAAGGTGGTCTGGTCACGCGAACTGAAAAACGGAACGGCATCCACCGGCCTTCCCAAAGGCAGCACCACCACGCTGCCCGAAGAACTCAACATCAAGGGAGCGTTCTACATACGCGCCAGCGCCGCACTCGGATACAAGCCCATCCTCACCTGGTCGAAGGATGGCACAAAATCAACCGGTCTGACGGCGATGGCGGGGCTGGATAACCTGCAGATGAGCGAGCGCTTCTACCTGCGTCCACGCATGAGCAGCACTGTGCCTTGCGACGACTGCTGA
- a CDS encoding TadE/TadG family type IV pilus assembly protein has protein sequence MGDQTKGKACSAPYRRRVLGRFIKNEEGVAAIEVAFLGLPFFFLIFVILEACIGFAAQQLLANATDDVARLFRTGQVRASELNETKLRDLLCNRMSMLMSETCPGLEVDLRQFDTFDDAAKSSLGFNDDGSIDTKTDLGPALTKNMMRVYYRWPVVTNLLADRLPDGKLLLFSSNTWQNEPF, from the coding sequence ATGGGCGATCAGACAAAAGGCAAAGCGTGCAGCGCGCCATATCGGCGCCGTGTGCTGGGCCGGTTCATCAAGAACGAGGAAGGCGTGGCGGCCATCGAGGTCGCCTTTCTCGGTCTCCCTTTCTTCTTCCTGATCTTTGTGATTCTGGAAGCCTGCATCGGCTTTGCGGCGCAGCAACTGCTCGCCAATGCGACCGACGACGTCGCTCGGTTGTTCCGTACCGGTCAGGTACGAGCCAGCGAACTGAATGAAACGAAGCTGCGCGACCTGCTGTGCAACCGCATGTCCATGTTAATGTCGGAGACCTGTCCTGGCCTTGAGGTGGATCTGCGGCAGTTCGACACGTTCGATGACGCCGCCAAGTCGAGCCTCGGCTTCAATGACGATGGCAGCATCGATACGAAAACCGATCTGGGCCCGGCGCTCACGAAGAACATGATGCGCGTTTACTATCGCTGGCCCGTGGTCACAAACCTGCTGGCGGACCGGCTGCCTGACGGTAAGCTACTGCTTTTCTCATCGAACACCTGGCAGAACGAGCCATTCTAA
- a CDS encoding pilus assembly protein N-terminal domain-containing protein — protein sequence MRAVYSKTGTALKTVFLTAGLVALSGITSANEAAIEVVMNQAKIVKLAREADTIVIGNPEIADAAVQDATTIVLTGKGFGVTNLVVLDIDGQPIVDEQVMVSRQSASSVRIYRRANVQTLSCTPYCESSYKTDAERASEAEISANQ from the coding sequence ATGCGCGCCGTATATTCCAAAACCGGAACTGCCTTGAAAACAGTGTTTCTGACCGCAGGTCTGGTTGCACTGTCGGGAATTACCTCGGCGAACGAGGCCGCAATCGAAGTCGTGATGAACCAGGCGAAGATTGTCAAACTCGCGCGTGAAGCCGACACGATCGTGATCGGCAACCCCGAAATCGCTGACGCAGCCGTGCAGGACGCGACGACCATCGTTCTCACAGGGAAGGGATTTGGCGTCACCAATCTCGTCGTGCTCGACATTGACGGGCAACCCATCGTTGACGAGCAGGTCATGGTCAGCAGGCAGTCTGCCAGCTCTGTGCGCATCTACCGCCGTGCCAACGTTCAGACGCTTTCTTGTACTCCATACTGCGAGAGCTCATACAAGACCGATGCGGAGCGGGCTTCTGAAGCCGAGATCAGCGCCAATCAGTAG
- a CDS encoding Flp family type IVb pilin, giving the protein MANLFARFMKDESGATAIEYGLLAALIALGIVAGATALGGKLSDTFQGIADDLPGN; this is encoded by the coding sequence ATGGCTAATCTGTTTGCACGTTTCATGAAAGACGAGTCCGGCGCAACCGCTATCGAGTATGGCCTTCTGGCTGCTCTGATCGCTCTCGGTATCGTTGCTGGCGCCACCGCACTCGGCGGCAAGCTGAGCGACACCTTCCAGGGCATCGCGGACGACCTGCCGGGCAACTAA
- a CDS encoding A24 family peptidase — protein sequence MLEAIVLVVFPFCMVFAAVSDLLSMTIANRVSVLLLATFAVAAPMIGMDWTQIGLHLAAGALVLAVTFALFAFGGMGGGDAKLMAATAIWFGFSPILIQYFLTAALLGGALTLLILKFRNSYIGYVSVNNLLLRNLADHKAGIPYGIALGTAGLFAYPETSFVQWALARLAGL from the coding sequence ATGCTTGAAGCAATCGTTCTCGTGGTGTTTCCCTTCTGTATGGTTTTTGCTGCGGTCTCGGACCTGCTGTCCATGACCATAGCGAACCGTGTGTCCGTGTTGCTTCTTGCCACTTTCGCTGTCGCTGCACCGATGATCGGCATGGATTGGACACAGATTGGATTGCATCTGGCAGCAGGCGCACTTGTGCTGGCCGTGACGTTCGCCCTTTTCGCCTTTGGGGGCATGGGTGGCGGAGATGCGAAGCTCATGGCAGCCACCGCAATCTGGTTTGGCTTCAGTCCGATTCTCATCCAGTACTTTCTGACCGCAGCGTTGCTGGGTGGCGCCCTTACGCTCCTGATCCTTAAATTCAGGAACTCGTATATCGGCTACGTGTCGGTCAACAATCTCCTGTTGCGCAATCTTGCCGATCACAAGGCGGGGATCCCCTACGGGATTGCACTGGGCACTGCAGGCCTTTTCGCTTACCCGGAAACCTCATTTGTTCAATGGGCTCTCGCCCGGCTGGCCGGGCTTTAG
- the cpaB gene encoding Flp pilus assembly protein CpaB produces the protein MSKSRIVILGVAVLAALGAGYVAKNLTTPAPQQPVANAGPEEPAIDLVDVLVIGQDVPMGTELGSALSWQSWPANNINANMITRNDSPEALEELRSSIARVGLYTGEPLRRSKLIGEGMSFMSAILPAGKRAVATQIAADTSAGGFILPNDYVDVIMTRRSQENGTANGFITETILKNIKVLAIDQAIQEDEEGRRVKVGETATLELTPEQAEIITVAQQMADRLTLSLRAITDTNETSENDGSYLVSGRGRGNSVRLIKSGEVTEVGTRK, from the coding sequence ATGAGCAAATCCCGGATCGTCATATTAGGAGTGGCCGTGCTGGCTGCCCTTGGCGCCGGTTATGTCGCCAAGAACTTGACGACACCGGCTCCGCAACAGCCGGTCGCAAACGCGGGGCCAGAAGAACCAGCCATTGACCTGGTCGACGTTCTCGTCATCGGACAGGATGTCCCGATGGGAACCGAGCTTGGCAGCGCGTTGTCATGGCAATCATGGCCCGCGAACAACATCAACGCCAACATGATCACCCGCAACGACAGCCCGGAAGCGCTTGAAGAGCTGCGCAGTTCCATTGCGCGCGTCGGGCTCTATACGGGCGAGCCCCTCAGGCGCTCCAAGCTCATCGGCGAGGGGATGAGCTTCATGTCGGCAATTCTGCCAGCAGGAAAACGCGCTGTCGCGACCCAGATCGCTGCTGATACGTCTGCAGGCGGTTTCATTCTTCCCAATGACTATGTCGATGTGATCATGACGCGCCGTTCGCAAGAGAACGGCACTGCGAATGGTTTCATCACCGAGACAATTCTCAAGAACATTAAGGTCCTCGCCATCGACCAGGCGATCCAGGAAGACGAGGAGGGTCGTCGGGTCAAGGTGGGTGAAACCGCCACGCTCGAGCTGACGCCGGAGCAGGCGGAGATCATCACGGTTGCACAGCAGATGGCTGATCGTCTCACGCTTTCATTGCGGGCGATTACCGATACGAACGAAACATCGGAGAATGACGGGTCCTACCTCGTTTCAGGCAGAGGCAGGGGCAACAGTGTCCGTCTGATCAAATCCGGTGAAGTCACCGAAGTGGGGACCCGGAAATGA
- a CDS encoding type II and III secretion system protein family protein → MRSTLKLTARLLLGCVTILAAQTALPDGTAVAQENVVKARGGASVNQRVKLGLNKSLVLDLPSDAYDILVANPTVADAVTRTARRIYLFGKQVGETNIFVFGANGEQIASLDLAVERDVAGLEEYLKRFIPHSDIDVELINDNVVLTGTVETPLDAARAAQLAQIFVTGGEATTGQYSQSAAAPTDGGGVAINNPDQKRQTSRIVNMIQIIGEDQVTLKVTVAEVSRSVMKQLGVNMIGSGSADGISWGAVVDNAFGLGKPLSPTQFSVGGSLIDAYINAMEQAGVMKTLAEPALTAVSGEKATFRVGGEFNIVTSQEIDPDTNALKYEVEKIDYGIGLEFLPTVLSAGRISLKIRTQVSEPTMQGSQTFFAGMGRGERYRNASSMNAISIRKRLADTTVELPSGGSMMIAGLVQDDVRQAFNGVPGLSKVPVLGALFRSRDFVRNETELVIIVTPYLSKPTARNALAKPDDNFTPASDGAGMFLGRVNRVYGSMKTNLPNGRYHGVVGYIYK, encoded by the coding sequence ATGCGCAGCACGTTGAAACTGACTGCACGCCTACTATTGGGATGCGTCACAATCTTGGCCGCACAAACTGCTTTGCCGGATGGCACGGCCGTGGCCCAGGAGAATGTCGTCAAGGCGCGTGGCGGAGCCAGTGTTAACCAGCGGGTAAAGCTCGGTCTCAACAAGTCGCTTGTGCTCGACCTGCCGAGCGATGCCTACGACATTCTGGTGGCCAACCCAACGGTCGCTGACGCTGTGACGCGCACCGCAAGACGCATTTATCTGTTCGGCAAGCAGGTGGGCGAGACCAATATCTTCGTTTTTGGCGCCAATGGCGAGCAAATCGCCAGTCTCGACCTTGCGGTGGAGCGCGATGTGGCCGGGCTTGAAGAGTATCTCAAGCGCTTTATTCCCCATTCCGATATCGATGTTGAACTTATCAACGACAACGTCGTCCTCACCGGAACGGTTGAGACACCGCTTGATGCCGCCCGCGCAGCTCAGCTTGCGCAGATATTCGTCACCGGTGGTGAGGCCACGACTGGCCAATACTCCCAAAGCGCGGCAGCGCCAACAGATGGCGGTGGTGTTGCGATCAACAACCCCGACCAGAAGCGCCAGACGAGCCGGATCGTCAACATGATCCAGATCATCGGCGAGGACCAGGTCACGCTGAAAGTCACAGTCGCCGAGGTCAGCCGCTCCGTCATGAAGCAGCTCGGCGTAAACATGATCGGCTCCGGCAGTGCCGACGGCATCTCCTGGGGCGCTGTGGTGGACAATGCCTTCGGGCTCGGCAAGCCGCTTTCCCCCACACAGTTTTCGGTCGGTGGATCGCTGATCGACGCCTATATCAACGCCATGGAACAGGCAGGCGTGATGAAGACGCTGGCCGAGCCGGCTCTGACGGCTGTCTCCGGCGAAAAAGCGACCTTCCGCGTTGGTGGTGAGTTCAACATCGTCACCTCGCAGGAGATCGACCCAGACACGAACGCGCTGAAATACGAGGTCGAAAAGATCGACTACGGCATTGGTCTGGAGTTCCTTCCAACAGTTCTTTCTGCCGGCCGCATCAGCCTGAAGATCCGCACGCAGGTTTCCGAACCCACCATGCAGGGATCCCAGACCTTCTTCGCAGGCATGGGACGGGGTGAGCGCTACCGCAATGCCTCTAGCATGAACGCGATTTCGATCCGCAAGCGCCTCGCCGATACCACGGTCGAACTGCCCTCCGGCGGGTCGATGATGATCGCCGGCCTTGTGCAGGATGACGTGCGCCAGGCGTTCAACGGGGTGCCGGGGCTCTCCAAGGTCCCCGTACTTGGTGCGCTGTTCCGCAGCCGCGATTTCGTTCGCAATGAAACGGAACTGGTGATCATCGTAACGCCGTACCTGTCCAAACCGACCGCGCGCAATGCTTTGGCGAAGCCGGACGATAATTTCACGCCCGCCAGCGATGGCGCGGGAATGTTCCTTGGCCGCGTAAACCGCGTCTACGGAAGCATGAAAACCAACCTGCCCAATGGCCGCTACCACGGCGTTGTCGGCTACATCTACAAATGA